ATATGTTCATGAATGTAGCATTTAAAAACAACCGCATTATCAAACTAAACAGTCTTAACACATAGGATTCTATGCATATTCGGAAGTATGCGAATAATAGGACTATGAACTAAGTTAAAGCAAGATTACAACAGGCTATAAACATAGCATCGGTAGCTGGGATACAGGGAAGCACAACCAGCCTTCAAATTATCTAAGAACATAAATAACTCTTACAAGATTAAGCTAGCCAGGGCGAGAAAACTACTGCAACATCGAAATGGCCAAGGAGACAACCAAAATATACCAACAAATGATGAAGAAGTGGAATGATATCCAGCATACTCAAAGTCGAAACCAAATGTATAGCATATTATCTTGAGCgaaaattaaaagaagattCGGCTAGCTTTCGACATATGATTCAGCCCACTACCAACACATTATCCCAAAGAAACCTTATCAGAATGTTAACTCGTACTTATGATTCAAAATTCACAGGAAAACGATGTCGATACAGAGgactaaaaagaagaaattactCGTCATTCATAGCAGAACCTTTACCGAATATCAAATACATAACACACCATATTGAAGCGGAAACAAGAGGGGGGGCGAGATTACCGTTCTTGGGGCAGCGAGTTGGGACGACGAGACAACGATTCTTTCACCACACTAGTTCCGCCCGAGCAGACAAAGAAAAACGAATAAAACCGAAACCAAGTGACCCTTTGTAAGCTATTTTCGTATATGACTTcaaaatccaattttttttttcctccccCTCTAGTAGAAGAACATAGTATTTATAGTAGGGAATTAGGGTTCGGATTTGGATGAAGAAAGGATAGGAATAGGGCAAAATCGGAATTTCcaactcacacttttcaaaatcGTTCAAAAGCTGTTCCTTTTATGTGAGATTTTCTCCAAAATCCCCAAGAATCCGGACGAGGCAGCAGGGCTGGAACGAGTTGGTGAGGGCAGGCGCGGTTGCTTCTTTCCGTGGATTCTGCCATTTGATTACTGCTGCTTTGACGCTGGGAACGTCTGGAGACGTAGCTGCATCTTGTCATCTGCCAGTTACTGTTGACGTTGAGCACGTCTGGAGACGCGTTCACGTgttagtgaagaagaaagaggatgCAGGGGTTGTTCGGCTACTGCTGTTGTTGTCGGCTGGTATgcgttgaagaagaagaagaaacgaTGTggggtcattttttttttgtttgggcTGCTGTACGTATATTGTATTGTTTGAAAGGGGTCGGTTTggtgtattgttgttgttgctattgtcttggagttgtttgGGTAATATGGGCtgattgtattgtattgttggttAGGAATTGGGCTGGTTTTGCTGAAAAGAAATATGGGCTTGGTACACTATATAGTGGGCTGTTGGAATAAGGTTAGCTGATTCAAGGAATTGGGTCTTGAAATCGGCCCAAACTTGGTTCAAGATGAAGGCAAAATGgatttaagggtaaaattgaaaTGGTTAGGTTTTGAATTGATAAATTGGTCAATAGATTGCAATTATAGCCAAATGAATTTAGAACGTAACAAAATTGAGTTTGATTAGCAAATTCGGCTAAAGCTAAATAAGACAAATTAATATAggttaattaacgagcttcttaatctcaacgaaataaaacaaacaacttaATTATAACCTAGTTATCTCGAAAatataactataatttaaactaaactaaataaccaaatatttaagataaaactaaaatcttttggAAACAACTTTCGAATATTCATAAGATGTACTAATTATATAGAACATATATagtatttcaaaatttataaaatgactaaaattacttataaaataattaattatttcaaatcgtttgaaattaagaagctcaaaaattaattctaTCGTGaatggtcaaaattgggtgtcaacaataattataagtgtataagacgaaaatatatgtatttgtatttgtatatagaattttctctcgctttatacaaacacaaacgcattttataccgaaatgtataaaatgactaattgtataccgaatcagatggcaaaaaaatgaaatgtttgctgcgaattacaaataaaataagataaatttttattttgatatttgtgaTTGATTTCTGGTTAAACATAGTTAACCTTCATGTAATTGATACACGCACTTTTAATCCTTGCGAGtttgaattttcacaaaattaacaaaataataaatggtaaaccatttaattaattatgtatGTTCTATTTATTGGTCTTATATATGATGTAAGGTTGAACATAAATACGcaaggaaaaataatatatatgagagAAAATGTGGAATTGGAAAATAACTTATTTGATAATCAAAATGGTGCTAATTATCATGGGCCCAATAAATTGGGCTTTGAATTGTAAGGGGAATTCTTTACGGCCTAATAACCTAAGTAGGTAAGTCGACGGCCCTATAAGTAGATAATAACGACATGGATTGTGGCGAAATATAGGTGAGATCCTTTTACCCTTAACCAGAAGTCTAGATTTGAGTCTGTAGAAATGGAAAAAAGTCTTGTCAAGAGCGTCACTCCAGAAAAAGAGTCATGCAAtgcatgaatttgaatttagtcGAGTTACAATATGAGTACAAAATATCGATGAAAAACCATAATAAATGAAACATTCATTTCCGTTGGGAAAAAAAGTGACAATATGAGTACCGAACATGAAACATTCATTTCCATAGGGAAAAAAAGTAATGTTGATGCCCAGGATCGAACTGGGGACCTTCAGTGTGTAAGACTGACGTGATAACCACTACACCACACCAACTTTATGGCACTAGAATTTGaactttatttattacttaactaacaagaaaaagaaataaaattgtactactacaatataatatttaattagatgtaaataaaagaaaaagtaacatTAATATGTTGAAATTTATGAggataatattattaaaatattaacttattgcataattttgttctttgggtgaaaaaatatattttcctcttCTTATTCAAAGTCAAGGAgatcaaataaaatcaattagATTAAGATTTTTGTATGAGTAAGGAAGTGATCGAATTAATTTAATATCGAATTTCAGATCTTTATAGATAATGATGATTATCGATCAAGAAGTGACAGCTAGATTTAAATTTGctctatattatttattttcgtcCTTTATCTCACCctccaaattattttattcaactaGCTAGAATAATTAAACCGTGATACCCATAAATGTCAAAATAACTTGtgcattcttttattttctcaaacAACAAGCTATCACAATTTTACAATATTAATGTGACAAACTTCTCAATTTTAAACATAAAGTGACAACAATTAGACATTGCATGCAATAATTGgcaaaacaaatataataaatgctcaatcaaatatattaaaaccTTAATCCAGATCCTTCAAACTTTTGTTCAATAATATGATTGAGTTTCTCATTCATTTCTATAGTGAAGTAATTCTTCCAATCTCCAACTTTCCCTTTACGAAAGAACACTTTATTTTCCTCTCCAGATGATAATTTTCCGTTTGTATTCACCTCCAAATTGCTCAAATTTTCAAAGCTGCATATTCTTAATATTTCATCTACCACTCCACAATTTTCTTCCTTTATGGAAAATGGACATTCCAAGAATTCAGCCAAATGTTTAATCTGAATTTTTGGTTgctctttaatttcttcatacaTCAAGAAAATTACTTTATTTGGTTTTTCAATACTTGCTTTCCAATAATCTAACACGTGATTCCAAAATGGACCATAAAGGCTCACACCATTGCAAAAAAGATCAAACACTTTTCCAATGGAATTGATATCTTTGTGAtctagttttaaattatttgtaaaATGCCACATAGAAATGAAAGTGTCTCTGGAATTCCTACATAAGTAAACAAGTTTGGTATTTAAATCTTTGATAGATTTTGGCAATGAAGCGAAAGGCAAATGAGTTGACAAGAGTCTAGGTGTGGTAATGGATGAGAAATTAAGGACTTGTCCATCCACATAAAGTGTAAGTTCCAAGTATGGAACAAGATCATGAGGATTCTTGATAAGTAAAGGATGATTTTGTTCAAAAATAGAATGTTTTACTCGATTCACTAAACCAAATAAAAGTGTTTTTAGCCAAGTGGTTCTTGATTTAAGAGTTGTAACAAGGATGATATCACTATCTTGAGCCTGAAATTGTTGTTGACAAGCAATCACACCTTAcaacccgagtctacaccctggacgtggccggtaCTTGAAgtccattgctggtccccaatcgaaccctcatcctggctgactacaagcagaagactaactcaagtatgcaaaagcttaaaaattgaataaaattcaataaacttaaatagaaagctttaactcaaaagaaaactctgaataatataatatatttaactcGCCCCAAAATGGGTAACTtaaagtctttaaaacatttaataaaataaatgaataatgcAAACTTCTCAACTTtattgactatctatgaagcctctaactgataaggATAaaagttgggacaagacccacgacatcctgactaaactgaaaagtaaatgaaatcctctggaaTTAAGGAGACTCatcatagctaactcgaactcccggatgtatcTACGAATCTCATGTTGATGATCtcgaatacctgtgtctgcatcatgaaaaatgcaggccaaatagctcagtacgtggaatgtatgagcatgtaagggaaattctaaaacataaacataagcttgaaacttgataaaaaggaaacatacttacttcttctcaaacttactcaactcaaggaatactcaaggatactcaaaactactcaaacttactcaactcagaaataagatactcaactcaaagatatgatattcgactctaggtactcaactctggatacttaattcaatatgactgaacttatttcaatataaaacaatttaaaacaagtgcaatataaagaaacaaactatttaaaaacatactgtcaactctgtgtgtatgcaaggatataacataactctgaaatgtatgtaaaaatacaaataactgtgtatataagaatacaatatcttttgtgggagattctctaaccgacagccatcactatgagcctaagtgatggtacaacgttttacctcacgttgtcAAGGATCGTCATATACCTTGTCATTgatatagaacctgaactactaagtggatccactagtctatgcttaaaagcactaaggaatcatctaaaaagtatgactctttttctgcccatgatggctacatgatttatgggggcttgagttaatatgaactcgcgtccccatatcggtgctcaatactactctcaaaatatacttagctcatatgtttttaaaacaactccttctctggtttgagataattattcaaact
The DNA window shown above is from Solanum stenotomum isolate F172 chromosome 6, ASM1918654v1, whole genome shotgun sequence and carries:
- the LOC125867428 gene encoding cytosolic sulfotransferase 12-like isoform X3, whose translation is MSKSQTSPQIPPKYLQEDEISDECKKLLLTLPKERGWLASHIYNYQGFWATSRIIQGVIACQQQFQAQDSDIILVTTLKSRTTWLKTLLFGLVNRVKHSIFEQNHPLLIKNPHDLVPYLELTLYVDGQVLNFSSITTPRLLSTHLPFASLPKSIKDLNTKLVYLCRNSRDTFISMWHFTNNLKLDHKDINSIGKVFDLFCNGVSLYGPFWNHVLDYWKASIEKPNKVIFLMYEEIKEQPKIQIKHLAEFLECPFSIKEENCGVVDEILRICSFENLSNLEVNTNGKLSSGEENKVFFRKGKVGDWKNYFTIEMNEKLNHIIEQKFEGSGLRF